One window from the genome of Rhizobium sp. Pop5 encodes:
- a CDS encoding LysR substrate-binding domain-containing protein, whose amino-acid sequence MAARLPSLSALRAFESAARHLNFGRAGDELFVTHSAVSKQIRLLEEDLGVSLFERRNRAVFLTDAGRRLLGTMSEVFRQISDCCDEIKRGGAAPLVVSCEPTFTQRWLIPRLPQFNALHPDIEVHVLAAGGPVSFDRSHIDLALRRSDFSWSPELFVETVVEERVGPVCAPRLLAGGGDEILSLPRIHSVTRRDAWARYLADNRIGDPNPPGSHAFEHFYLSIEAAIAGLGAAIGPEPLVADAVESGQLVAPLGFSSNGYSYILLSRLAFEGDTRKRDFLAWLRAQFGR is encoded by the coding sequence ATGGCCGCACGATTACCTTCTTTATCCGCGCTCAGAGCATTTGAATCGGCCGCACGTCATTTGAATTTCGGGCGTGCCGGCGATGAATTGTTTGTTACGCACAGCGCCGTCAGCAAGCAAATACGCTTGCTCGAGGAAGACCTTGGGGTAAGCCTTTTTGAACGAAGAAACAGAGCCGTTTTCCTCACCGACGCGGGCCGGCGCCTGCTTGGCACGATGAGCGAGGTGTTCCGCCAGATCAGCGATTGCTGCGACGAAATAAAGCGTGGGGGGGCGGCACCGCTGGTGGTCTCATGTGAACCGACTTTTACGCAGCGCTGGCTGATCCCGCGCCTTCCGCAATTCAATGCACTTCATCCGGACATCGAAGTTCACGTTTTGGCCGCTGGCGGTCCCGTAAGCTTCGACAGAAGTCACATTGATCTGGCGCTCCGGAGAAGCGATTTTAGCTGGTCGCCCGAACTCTTCGTGGAAACGGTGGTCGAAGAACGTGTCGGGCCAGTATGTGCGCCACGCCTGCTGGCTGGCGGCGGAGATGAAATTCTCTCGTTGCCTCGAATTCATTCGGTAACGCGTCGAGATGCGTGGGCAAGATACCTGGCGGACAACCGGATCGGAGATCCAAATCCACCCGGTAGCCACGCGTTCGAACATTTCTATCTTAGCATCGAGGCTGCAATCGCTGGATTAGGGGCCGCGATCGGCCCAGAGCCCTTGGTAGCCGACGCTGTCGAAAGCGGGCAACTCGTGGCGCCGTTAGGCTTCTCCAGCAATGGCTATAGTTACATTCTGTTGAGCCGCCTTGCGTTTGAAGGGGATACCAGAAAACGGGATTTCCTTGCGTGGCTTCGGGCGCAGTTCGGCCGGTAA
- a CDS encoding four-carbon acid sugar kinase family protein, whose translation MKVGILGDDLTSATDGAGPFVSMGHRCLVFTDCRQTSPENVPIISVNKASRTASAEDAADRARKAARSLASADILYNTVDSTIRGHVGAEITAALPASGRAIAIVAPAFPAGGRTTEGGRQLLRGVPLEQTEFVKDPLHPVTDSHLRALFRDVPDVEVRYLTLAEVRALKPGELVANGRKLLIADATVQDDLALLVKSAADPKSILWCGSPGLAIALADYVGRADEIAPSTATTPVNLFVIGSVNPQSREQCSRLISTGNVRQIIIDSEAASRSPALAAERAAAEYSRFASGGDIILTTSEGSASANPRSIASALGQAVRAVMGSQSVTGLFLTGGDTAESVLSELEISSLELLSEIEPGIPVGRTTGPHPIHIITKAGGFGSPHILLTSAALLRGLWLGDKK comes from the coding sequence TTGAAGGTAGGAATCCTAGGCGATGATCTGACAAGTGCGACGGATGGCGCCGGACCATTCGTGAGCATGGGGCACAGATGCCTGGTTTTCACCGACTGCCGGCAGACGTCGCCGGAAAACGTGCCGATCATATCGGTGAACAAGGCAAGCCGCACCGCATCGGCTGAAGACGCTGCCGATCGGGCGAGGAAGGCGGCGAGAAGCCTTGCGTCCGCGGATATTCTCTACAACACCGTCGATTCGACCATTCGCGGCCACGTTGGAGCCGAGATAACTGCCGCGCTCCCGGCTTCCGGCCGGGCAATTGCAATCGTCGCTCCGGCTTTCCCCGCCGGTGGGCGAACCACTGAAGGTGGGCGGCAGCTTCTTCGTGGCGTGCCGTTGGAGCAAACCGAATTTGTCAAGGACCCGCTACACCCCGTAACGGACTCCCATCTTCGCGCCCTTTTTCGGGACGTCCCGGATGTGGAAGTGCGTTATCTCACGCTTGCGGAAGTGCGGGCATTGAAACCCGGTGAACTTGTCGCCAACGGCAGAAAGTTGCTGATCGCCGATGCGACTGTGCAAGATGACTTGGCACTGCTGGTGAAATCGGCGGCCGATCCAAAGTCCATCCTCTGGTGTGGATCTCCGGGCCTGGCGATCGCGCTGGCGGACTATGTGGGCCGGGCTGATGAAATCGCACCGTCCACGGCAACGACGCCTGTCAATCTCTTTGTCATCGGCAGTGTGAATCCGCAGAGCCGCGAGCAATGCTCAAGACTGATAAGCACCGGCAACGTCCGGCAGATCATTATCGACTCGGAGGCGGCGTCTCGCTCTCCCGCTCTCGCCGCCGAACGCGCCGCTGCGGAGTACAGCCGATTTGCATCCGGCGGAGATATTATTCTAACCACGTCCGAAGGGAGTGCGTCCGCCAATCCTCGGTCCATCGCAAGCGCTCTTGGCCAGGCTGTGCGGGCAGTCATGGGAAGTCAATCCGTGACCGGGCTTTTCCTGACGGGCGGTGACACCGCCGAATCCGTGTTGAGCGAACTTGAGATCAGTTCACTCGAACTCCTGAGCGAGATCGAGCCCGGAATTCCGGTCGGCCGCACCACGGGGCCGCATCCCATTCACATTATCACAAAGGCGGGCGGCTTCGGTTCGCCGCATATCCTGCTGACATCGGCCGCGCTGCTTCGGGGTCTCTGGCTTGGAGATAAGAAATGA
- the pdxA gene encoding 4-hydroxythreonine-4-phosphate dehydrogenase PdxA, translating to MKKPIGITMGDPCGIGPEIIARVFANGLPEQAVVIGDARVMERAVRTLNLPLQVQPVASVDDALPDSGLIAVLNVSDLPDDLPIGQVDARAGRASYDYVVRAIDEALAGNIRAIVTAPINKEAMKQGGLNYPGHTEILAERTGTDKFAMMLANDELRVILVTIHVSLRDAIDLVTEDSVFRTIELAHRAGKAYGIASPRVAVAGLNPHAGENGMFGREDLDIIAPAISRAQEVGIDASGPWPGDTIFMRARRGEFDIVVAQYHDQGLIPVKYLGIDNGVNVTIGLPFIRTSVDHGTAFDIAGQGTADHSSLRYAFDQALFLNAI from the coding sequence ATGAAGAAACCTATTGGAATAACGATGGGCGATCCCTGTGGGATCGGCCCAGAAATTATCGCCCGTGTCTTCGCGAACGGGCTGCCGGAACAAGCGGTGGTGATCGGTGACGCCAGGGTAATGGAGCGCGCGGTCCGCACCCTCAATCTTCCCCTGCAGGTGCAGCCCGTCGCGTCAGTCGATGACGCTTTGCCAGACAGCGGGCTCATAGCCGTTCTCAACGTCTCGGATCTGCCGGACGATTTGCCTATCGGTCAGGTGGACGCTCGTGCCGGCCGCGCCAGCTACGACTATGTCGTGCGGGCGATCGACGAAGCGCTGGCAGGAAATATCCGGGCAATCGTCACCGCGCCGATCAATAAGGAAGCGATGAAGCAGGGTGGGCTCAATTATCCCGGCCATACGGAAATCCTTGCTGAGCGGACGGGGACCGACAAGTTCGCGATGATGCTCGCGAACGACGAGCTTCGCGTCATTCTGGTCACGATCCACGTATCATTACGCGATGCGATCGACCTCGTGACAGAGGATTCGGTTTTCCGAACGATCGAATTGGCGCACCGGGCAGGCAAGGCTTATGGGATTGCGTCGCCGCGCGTTGCGGTGGCCGGCCTCAATCCCCATGCCGGCGAAAACGGTATGTTCGGACGCGAAGATCTCGACATCATCGCGCCGGCAATCAGCCGGGCTCAGGAAGTCGGAATAGACGCGTCCGGTCCTTGGCCCGGGGACACGATTTTCATGCGGGCCCGCAGGGGCGAGTTCGATATCGTCGTCGCGCAATATCACGATCAGGGCCTCATCCCGGTCAAGTATCTCGGTATCGACAACGGCGTCAACGTCACCATCGGTTTGCCTTTCATCCGCACCAGCGTCGATCACGGTACGGCATTCGACATCGCCGGCCAGGGTACGGCCGATCATTCCTCTCTTCGCTACGCCTTCGATCAGGCGCTGTTTCTCAACGCTATCTAG
- a CDS encoding 4-hydroxythreonine-4-phosphate dehydrogenase produces MPQTSPDFIFMLTHQDRTVADAAERLKDVLAAGITHVGFKDIGLPLDRLLDLAAAIKAAGATLHLEVVSLDEESERRSAQAAVDLGVDILMGGTRPNVVLPVIAGKNILYYPFPGKIVGHPSKLEGTIETIVESALQLTAIEGVSGLDLLAYRFDGDVEALMTRVCEAVDKPVVIAGSIDSPQRMAAVVRSGAAGFTIGTAAFNGAFSGSSNLRLEIETEIDVLKQVQANAGDIAWSTLISN; encoded by the coding sequence ATGCCCCAAACTTCTCCCGACTTCATTTTCATGCTCACCCATCAAGATCGCACCGTTGCCGACGCGGCCGAGCGCCTCAAGGATGTGCTTGCCGCCGGCATCACGCATGTGGGATTCAAGGATATTGGTCTGCCCCTGGATAGGCTCTTGGACCTTGCCGCGGCGATTAAGGCCGCGGGTGCGACGCTCCACCTCGAGGTGGTCAGCCTCGACGAGGAGAGCGAGCGACGATCCGCGCAGGCCGCCGTCGACCTCGGCGTCGACATCTTGATGGGTGGAACGCGGCCCAATGTCGTTCTGCCTGTCATTGCTGGGAAGAACATCCTGTACTATCCGTTCCCCGGCAAGATCGTCGGCCATCCGAGCAAGCTCGAAGGGACGATCGAAACGATCGTGGAAAGTGCTCTGCAGTTGACGGCGATCGAGGGTGTCAGTGGTCTCGATCTGCTCGCTTATCGCTTCGACGGCGATGTTGAGGCGCTGATGACGCGCGTGTGTGAAGCCGTCGACAAGCCCGTGGTGATCGCCGGCTCGATCGACAGCCCTCAAAGGATGGCGGCCGTCGTGCGATCTGGCGCTGCAGGGTTTACCATCGGAACCGCGGCTTTCAACGGGGCATTTTCCGGCAGTTCCAATCTTCGGTTGGAGATCGAGACGGAAATCGACGTGCTCAAACAAGTTCAGGCAAATGCGGGCGATATCGCATGGTCAACATTAATATCTAACTGA